The following coding sequences are from one Maridesulfovibrio bastinii DSM 16055 window:
- the rplM gene encoding 50S ribosomal protein L13, with amino-acid sequence MKTYTPKTEDIVHDWYVVDASDMVLGRLATRIANKLRGKDKPIFAPHVDTGDFVIVLNADKIKVTGNKMDQKNYYKHTNYPGGLKTRNLAEMLERKPELVIETAVRGMLPKNRLGRQMIKKLKVYAGTDHPHTAQQPKPLEF; translated from the coding sequence ATGAAAACATATACTCCCAAAACAGAGGACATCGTACACGATTGGTATGTTGTTGATGCCTCTGATATGGTACTCGGACGTCTGGCAACCAGGATTGCCAACAAACTGCGCGGAAAAGACAAACCTATTTTCGCACCCCATGTTGATACCGGAGATTTCGTTATCGTACTGAACGCTGACAAAATCAAAGTTACCGGCAACAAAATGGACCAGAAAAACTACTACAAGCACACCAACTATCCCGGTGGACTCAAGACTAGAAATCTGGCTGAAATGCTTGAAAGGAAGCCTGAACTCGTTATCGAAACCGCTGTTCGCGGCATGCTTCCCAAAAATCGTCTCGGTCGTCAGATGATCAAAAAACTGAAAGTTTATGCAGGCACTGATCATCCTCACACTGCACAGCAGCCCAAGCCACTTGAGTTTTAA
- the rpsI gene encoding 30S ribosomal protein S9 — protein MSQDFNYGTGKRKTAIARTRIYKGSGEITINGKSFEEFFPRKTLRMIVQQPLKLTRTLGKLDIKVNTCGGGVAGQAQAVRHGISRALIEMDPEMRSVLKRAGLLTRDARKKERKKYGQPGARAKYQYSKR, from the coding sequence ATGAGCCAAGATTTTAATTACGGTACAGGTAAAAGAAAAACTGCCATTGCTCGTACCCGCATCTACAAAGGTAGCGGAGAAATCACCATCAACGGTAAATCTTTCGAGGAATTCTTTCCCCGTAAGACCCTGAGAATGATTGTACAGCAGCCCCTCAAACTGACCAGAACACTCGGCAAGCTCGACATTAAAGTCAACACTTGCGGTGGTGGTGTAGCCGGTCAGGCTCAGGCTGTAAGACATGGCATCTCTCGCGCACTGATCGAAATGGACCCAGAAATGCGTTCAGTTCTCAAACGCGCTGGCCTTCTTACCCGCGATGCTCGTAAGAAAGAACGTAAAAAGTACGGTCAGCCCGGCGCTCGCGCAAAGTACCAGTACTCAAAACGTTAA